In Actinoplanes lobatus, the DNA window CGGACCGGGCCGAGCACCTTCGAGGAACTGCTGCGCCGGCCCTGGACGACCACCTTCTCCACCCGGGGGCGGCGGGCGGCCGCGTACGCCGCGAGGGCCGCCGGGACGTCCCGGTTCTCGCGCAGGCTGTGCCCGAGGACCACGGCGTCCTCCAGCGCCATCGACGCGCCCTGACCGGAGGACGGCGCGACGGCGTGTGCCGCGTCGCCGGTCAGGACGATCCGCTCGCCGTGCCAGACCGGCACCCGCCGCAGGTCCCGGGTGTTCCACGGCCCGAGGACCTCGCTGCTGGCCCGGATCAGATCAGCCGCCGGGTCGCCGGCGAACAACTCCAGCAGGTACGCCCGCCAGCTGTCCGGGGTGAACTCGCCGGGCTCGGCCGGCCGCCGGCGCGGCGGGTTGGCGAACCACCAGACGGAGCCGTCCGGGGCGGTCACCCAGCCGAAGAAGGCACGCCGGCCGAAGGACATCCGCATCACCCCGGGCGGCGGCGCGTCCCGGACCGGGCCGTCGGTGAAGCCACCGGTGTTGAGCAGGCCGAGATAGTGCGGCTGAGGAACCTTCGGATCGAGAACCTCCCTGGTACGCGAGTGCAGTCCATCCGCGCCGACCAGCAGGTCTCCCCGCGCCGTGCGGCCGTCGGCGAACTCGGCCACGGCGCCGGACACGCCGGTCAGCCGGGCGCCGTACTCGATCGGGATGCCGCGGGCGGCCACCTCGGCGCGCAGTGCCGAGTACAGATCGGAGCGACGGATCGTGGTGCTGACCGTCCCGTCCGCCAGCGGCCCACCGAGCGGGACCTCGGCGAGCAGCCGCCCGGAGGCGCCGTGCAGCGCGATCACCGGGGTGGCGAACCCGCGGGCCAGAACCGTCGCCGGGTCCAGGCCGAGGGCACGCAGGGCGGTCACCCCGTTGACCGCGAGGGTCACGAAGACGCCCCGCTCACCGGCGTCCCGCTCGGCGGCCTCGTAGATCACCGGGCGCCAGCCGGCGCGGTGCAGGGCGATGGCGGTGGCGGTGCCGGCGATGCCGCCACCGATCACGACAGCTTCTTTAGTCATTGGATAACTATTAATGAGATGACTAAGAATCGTCAAGTCCTAAGCTGGCCGCATGAAGCGGTCTCCCCTGGCGATGGTTCTGCTGGCCCTGCTCGTGGAGGCGCCGATGCACCCGTACCGGATGCAGCAGGTGATCAAGCAGCGCGGTCAGGACCAACTGGTCAACGTGGCGCAGCGGAACAGCGTCTACCAGACCCTCGACCGGCTGGTCCGGGAGGGACTGGCCCGCCCCGGCGGCACCAGCCGGGAGGCCGGGCGCCCGGAGCGGACCGTCTACGAGGTGACCGAGGAGGGCGCCGCCACGCTGCGCCGCTGGCTGCTGGAGATGCTGCCCGAGCCGGCCCGGGAGTTCCCGGAGTTCCCGGTGGCGCTCGCCTTCCTGCCGATCCTCAGCCCGGCCGAGACCCGGGAGCTGCTCGAACGGCGGCTCGAGACACTCACCGACCGGGTCGCGGCCATCGACGCGCAGGCGCCACCCGGCCTGCCCCGGCTCTTCCTGATCGAGGACGAGTACCGGGCGGCCGTGCTGCGGGCCGAGATCGCCTGGCTGCGCGGGGTCGTCGCCGACCTGGACGACGGCAGCCTGAGCTGGGACCGCGCGCTCATCGACGAGACGCTGGCCCGCTTCGGCTAGAGACCGGCGACCAGTTCGGCGGCGGCGGCGTGCGGGTCGATCTCACCGTCCACGACGCGTGCGGCGAGGAGCGGCAGGGCCGTGCCGCCGCTGAGATCGCCGATCCGGGCCCGCAGCGTGCCCAGCGCCAGCGCCGAGATCTCCGCCGACGCCCGGTGCTCCCGGCGCCTGCGCAGGTTGCCGGTGCTCTCCAGCCAGTCCCGGTGCTTGCCGATGGCGGCCACCACGTCGTCGATGCCCTCACCCTTGGCCGCGATCGCGCGCACCACCTGGGGCCGCCACTCGTCCGGGCCGCGCCCGCCGAGCGCGAGCATCCCCTGGATGTCGCGGTAGGTGGCGTCGGCGCCGGGCCGGTCCGCCTTGTTGATCACGAAGACGTCGGCGATCTCCAGCACCCCGGCCTTGACCGCCTGGATGGCGTCGCCCATCCCCGGCGCGAGCAGCACGAGCGTGGTGTCGGCGAGGGAGGCGATCTCCACCTCGGCCTGGCCCACGCCGACCGTCTCGACCAGGATCACGTCGCAGCCGGCGCCCTCCAGCACCCGGACCGCCTGCGGGGTGGCCGCGGAGAGCCCACCCAGCTGGCCGCGGCTGGACATCGAGCGGATGTAGACGCCGGAGTCGGCGGTGTGGTCCTGCATGCGGATCCGGTCGCCGAGGATCGCC includes these proteins:
- a CDS encoding FAD-dependent oxidoreductase — encoded protein: MTKEAVVIGGGIAGTATAIALHRAGWRPVIYEAAERDAGERGVFVTLAVNGVTALRALGLDPATVLARGFATPVIALHGASGRLLAEVPLGGPLADGTVSTTIRRSDLYSALRAEVAARGIPIEYGARLTGVSGAVAEFADGRTARGDLLVGADGLHSRTREVLDPKVPQPHYLGLLNTGGFTDGPVRDAPPPGVMRMSFGRRAFFGWVTAPDGSVWWFANPPRRRPAEPGEFTPDSWRAYLLELFAGDPAADLIRASSEVLGPWNTRDLRRVPVWHGERIVLTGDAAHAVAPSSGQGASMALEDAVVLGHSLRENRDVPAALAAYAAARRPRVEKVVVQGRRSSSSKVLGPVRAALRDATLPAVMRLLYRNGDPQAWIFEHRLPGA
- a CDS encoding PadR family transcriptional regulator, whose protein sequence is MKRSPLAMVLLALLVEAPMHPYRMQQVIKQRGQDQLVNVAQRNSVYQTLDRLVREGLARPGGTSREAGRPERTVYEVTEEGAATLRRWLLEMLPEPAREFPEFPVALAFLPILSPAETRELLERRLETLTDRVAAIDAQAPPGLPRLFLIEDEYRAAVLRAEIAWLRGVVADLDDGSLSWDRALIDETLARFG
- the meaB gene encoding methylmalonyl Co-A mutase-associated GTPase MeaB; translated protein: MTSRRTRDVPSLVAKAREGDARSVARLISLVENGDPALPEVAAAMAPFAGRAQVVGLTGAPGVGKSTTTNELVRALRETGNRVGVLAVDPSSPFTGGAILGDRIRMQDHTADSGVYIRSMSSRGQLGGLSAATPQAVRVLEGAGCDVILVETVGVGQAEVEIASLADTTLVLLAPGMGDAIQAVKAGVLEIADVFVINKADRPGADATYRDIQGMLALGGRGPDEWRPQVVRAIAAKGEGIDDVVAAIGKHRDWLESTGNLRRRREHRASAEISALALGTLRARIGDLSGGTALPLLAARVVDGEIDPHAAAAELVAGL